A part of Buchnera aphidicola (Sarucallis kahawaluokalani) genomic DNA contains:
- the era gene encoding GTPase Era, producing MKKNTYCGYIGIIGRTNVGKSTILNQLIDKKISIISKKSGTTQKNITGIKTVIQHQFIYIDTPGIEIYPTYQKKSILQNNNYINIIIFVINKINWGNIENIILEKINKTHIPTILVINKIDHIKNKKTLLPFIDLISKKKNFLDIIPISAKYAKNINLLSRSITKNLPKAKHIFPKKKITTNSKEFIISEIIREKFLQFLNQEIPYCIKIKIQLFYIDTNNIYQIYATIYVKNIRHKKIIIGKKGKKIKICHMLATKNISQFLGKDIQLHLTFKLQRI from the coding sequence ATGAAAAAAAATACCTATTGTGGATACATTGGAATTATAGGAAGAACGAACGTTGGTAAATCAACTATTTTAAATCAACTAATTGATAAAAAAATTTCTATAATTTCAAAAAAATCAGGAACAACACAAAAAAATATTACTGGAATTAAAACAGTAATACAACATCAGTTTATATATATTGATACTCCAGGAATTGAAATATATCCTACGTATCAAAAAAAAAGTATACTTCAAAATAATAATTATATAAATATAATTATCTTTGTTATTAATAAAATAAATTGGGGAAATATTGAAAACATTATTTTAGAAAAAATCAATAAAACACATATACCGACAATTTTAGTCATTAATAAAATCGATCATATTAAAAATAAAAAAACATTATTACCATTTATTGATTTAATATCTAAAAAAAAAAATTTTTTAGATATTATTCCAATATCTGCAAAATATGCAAAAAATATTAACCTATTATCAAGATCAATAACAAAAAACTTGCCAAAGGCAAAACATATATTTCCTAAAAAAAAAATCACAACAAATTCAAAAGAATTTATAATATCTGAAATTATTCGAGAAAAATTTTTACAATTCTTAAATCAAGAAATACCCTACTGTATCAAAATAAAAATTCAATTATTTTATATTGATACAAATAATATATATCAAATTTATGCTACAATATATGTGAAAAACATTAGACATAAAAAAATAATTATCGGAAAAAAAGGTAAAAAAATAAAAATTTGTCACATGTTGGCTACAAAAAATATAAGTCAATTTTTAGGAAAAGATATTCAATTACATTTAACATTTAAACTACAAAGAATATAA
- the argS gene encoding arginine--tRNA ligase, with protein sequence MHIKKVLKKSIHEILTNINIPKEYTHHIKISSKSKIGHYQINGIMNVCKILHYDIKILSQKIILSMKNHIIYKKIKYSNPGFINIFLHSQWLSENIEKIIYSHRLGIIKEKKKKNIIIDYSSPNMAKEMHVGHLRSTILGDVMARTLEFLGHHVIRINHIGDWGLQFGMLIAFLNTKYKKYENMNLSLKNLEKIYQKSKKLYEKSKIFQEEVNQCLIKLHQNDNIYINIWKKIIQTTIQANQKIYNLLNVTLKNKHIFGESFYIKLLPKMILDLKNKNIAKKKDGNTIIYLKHIKNKHGQPMGVIIQKKNNIFLYTTIDLACLKYRIEKLHADKIIYYTDIRQKQHFTQILSIAKQAKYIPKNFPLEHHTFGMILNKENKPFKTRNGQLIKLYELIKEAIERSKKIIKSKNPNLKKNKILHLAKIIGISAIKYFDLSKNRKKNYIFDWDNMLSFHGNTALYIQYTYTRIQSIIKKSKFSPQKIYNPVILTTDIEINLSIQLLQFVEIIKKIKKNGTPHILCLYLFKLSSLFSIFYEKYSINHAKKINIQKSRLKLSFLVAKTIKLGLKLLGIYTIKCM encoded by the coding sequence ATGCATATCAAAAAAGTATTAAAAAAATCAATTCATGAAATCCTTACAAATATAAATATACCAAAAGAATATACACATCATATCAAAATTAGCTCAAAATCTAAAATTGGACACTATCAAATTAATGGTATCATGAATGTTTGTAAAATATTGCATTATGATATAAAAATATTGTCTCAAAAAATCATATTATCTATGAAAAACCATATTATATATAAAAAAATAAAATATTCTAATCCAGGCTTTATTAATATTTTTTTACATAGTCAATGGTTATCAGAAAACATTGAAAAAATAATATATTCTCATAGATTAGGAATTATAAAAGAAAAAAAAAAAAAAAATATCATTATAGATTATTCATCTCCAAATATGGCTAAAGAAATGCATGTAGGACATTTACGTTCAACAATTTTAGGAGATGTTATGGCACGTACATTGGAATTTTTAGGACATCATGTAATACGTATTAATCATATTGGTGATTGGGGGTTGCAATTTGGTATGTTAATAGCATTTTTAAATACCAAATATAAAAAATATGAAAATATGAATTTATCATTAAAAAATTTAGAAAAAATTTATCAAAAATCAAAAAAACTATACGAAAAAAGTAAAATTTTTCAAGAAGAAGTAAACCAATGTCTAATTAAATTACATCAAAATGATAATATATATATTAATATATGGAAAAAAATAATACAAACTACAATACAAGCTAATCAAAAAATATACAACTTACTCAATGTAACATTGAAAAATAAACATATTTTTGGAGAAAGTTTCTATATTAAGTTATTACCAAAAATGATATTAGATTTAAAAAATAAAAATATTGCAAAAAAAAAAGATGGAAACACAATTATATATCTAAAACATATAAAGAATAAACACGGGCAACCCATGGGAGTCATTATTCAAAAAAAAAATAATATATTTTTATATACTACTATTGATTTAGCATGTTTGAAATATCGTATTGAAAAACTACATGCAGATAAAATAATATACTACACAGATATTAGACAAAAACAGCATTTTACTCAAATTTTATCTATTGCAAAACAAGCAAAATATATACCAAAAAATTTTCCCTTAGAACATCATACTTTTGGAATGATTCTAAATAAAGAAAACAAACCATTTAAAACTAGAAATGGCCAATTAATTAAATTATATGAATTAATCAAAGAGGCAATAGAAAGATCAAAGAAAATTATAAAATCTAAAAATCCAAATTTAAAAAAAAATAAAATATTACATTTAGCAAAAATAATTGGAATTAGTGCAATTAAATATTTTGATCTTTCTAAAAATCGAAAAAAAAATTACATATTTGATTGGGATAATATGTTATCTTTCCATGGTAATACAGCACTTTATATACAATATACATATACTAGAATTCAATCCATTATAAAAAAATCAAAATTCTCTCCACAGAAAATATATAATCCTGTTATATTAACAACAGATATTGAAATTAATTTATCTATTCAACTACTACAATTCGTTGAAATAATTAAAAAAATAAAAAAAAATGGAACACCACACATATTATGTTTATATTTATTCAAACTATCTTCTTTATTTTCTATTTTTTATGAAAAATACTCTATTAATCATGCTAAAAAAATTAATATTCAGAAAAGTCGATTAAAACTATCGTTTTTAGTAGCAAAAACAATTAAATTAGGATTAAAATTGCTAGGAATTTACACTATAAAATGTATGTAA
- a CDS encoding FHIPEP family type III secretion protein, with translation MLKINWKTWASPIIIFMILSMMILPFPPFLLDILFTFNITMSIVVLMVSLFIRNTLEFSVFPTILLLSTLLRLSLNIASTRIILLHGHTGSYAAGNVIKAFGYFLVQGNFSVGIIIFLILVIINFIVITKGAGRIAEVSARFILDSMPGKQIAIDSDLNSGLINIQKAKIRRMKISQEANFYGSMDGASKFVRGDAIAGILIMIVNIVGGLFIGIIEHNMTFYKSIKIYTLLTIGDGLVAQIPALIISTAAGVIVTRVSSNQNLSEQIIEQFFYYPQVFILSSLFLVIFGLIPGMPHLMFLLFSFILMLISCYVNYFKYNSPKSMILNYTNLDNLNYSQEMNNTLENQLSPDTVVTLEIGFLLLQLINIDNRNNLFLYITELRKEFSKIIGFFPSNISISFNNHLSMFDYRILVNGITYGTGHVYLNKFLAIQTKYVNKKLGYQIIDIIPQYPFIWIQPHRYYEAIENKYDVLYPQFVIIIHLKNIMFQCANDLLGKREVNQVLELMSIKFPKLTEELVPKIMSINLFQKILYNLLLEHIPICDMYTIMYTLIKYGLIYKNIDELISFVRLSLKKLINQHFFCDVDNVYVIGLDPEFENLLLKNMHSSKNFFDPMNDKFLNSIRRAIKKQKDFCAPLIILVKHIIRTFASSFFRKYNSELIILSDLEISHAKKIVFTSLIEY, from the coding sequence GTGTTAAAAATTAATTGGAAAACATGGGCTAGTCCAATCATAATATTTATGATATTATCTATGATGATATTGCCTTTTCCTCCATTCTTGTTAGATATATTGTTTACTTTCAATATTACAATGTCTATCGTAGTTCTCATGGTATCATTATTTATACGAAATACTTTAGAATTTTCAGTATTTCCAACTATTTTATTACTTTCAACTTTGTTACGTCTTTCTTTAAATATTGCTTCTACGCGAATTATTCTTTTACATGGACATACAGGATCATATGCTGCAGGAAATGTTATAAAGGCCTTTGGATATTTTTTAGTGCAAGGAAATTTCTCAGTTGGAATAATAATATTTTTGATTTTAGTGATTATTAATTTTATTGTGATTACAAAAGGTGCGGGTCGTATTGCAGAAGTAAGTGCAAGGTTCATATTAGATAGTATGCCCGGAAAACAAATTGCCATAGATTCAGATTTAAATTCTGGGTTAATTAATATTCAAAAAGCAAAAATACGTCGTATGAAAATTTCACAAGAAGCAAATTTTTATGGTTCTATGGATGGTGCAAGTAAATTTGTTCGAGGGGATGCTATTGCAGGTATTTTAATTATGATTGTTAATATTGTAGGTGGATTGTTTATTGGTATTATTGAACATAATATGACATTTTATAAATCTATAAAAATTTATACTTTATTAACTATTGGTGATGGATTGGTTGCACAAATTCCGGCGTTAATTATTTCAACAGCAGCAGGAGTTATTGTTACTAGAGTGAGTTCTAATCAAAATCTGAGCGAGCAAATCATTGAACAATTTTTTTATTATCCACAAGTTTTTATATTAAGCAGTTTATTTTTAGTAATTTTTGGATTAATTCCAGGTATGCCTCATTTAATGTTTTTATTATTTTCATTTATATTAATGTTGATTTCATGTTATGTAAATTATTTTAAATATAATTCTCCCAAATCTATGATACTTAATTATACTAATCTTGATAATTTGAATTATTCTCAAGAAATGAATAATACATTGGAGAATCAATTAAGTCCAGATACTGTAGTTACATTAGAAATAGGTTTTTTACTTCTTCAATTGATTAATATTGATAATCGTAATAATTTATTTCTTTATATCACTGAATTACGGAAAGAGTTTTCTAAGATAATAGGTTTTTTCCCTAGTAATATTAGTATTTCTTTTAATAATCACTTATCTATGTTTGATTATCGCATTTTAGTCAATGGAATAACATATGGTACAGGGCATGTTTATTTGAATAAATTTTTAGCAATACAAACAAAATATGTTAATAAAAAATTAGGTTATCAAATTATTGATATTATACCTCAATACCCATTTATTTGGATTCAACCTCATAGATATTACGAAGCTATAGAAAATAAATATGATGTTTTGTATCCTCAATTTGTTATTATTATACATTTAAAAAATATTATGTTCCAGTGTGCGAATGATTTGTTGGGTAAGCGTGAAGTAAATCAAGTGTTAGAGTTAATGTCTATAAAATTTCCTAAATTAACTGAAGAATTAGTTCCAAAAATTATGAGTATAAATTTATTTCAAAAAATATTATACAATTTATTGTTGGAACATATTCCTATCTGTGATATGTATACTATTATGTATACTTTAATTAAATATGGTTTAATATATAAAAATATTGATGAATTAATTAGTTTTGTACGTTTATCTTTAAAAAAATTAATTAATCAACATTTTTTTTGTGATGTAGATAATGTATATGTAATTGGATTAGATCCAGAATTTGAAAATCTATTACTTAAAAACATGCATTCTAGTAAAAATTTTTTTGATCCTATGAATGATAAATTTTTAAATAGCATACGTCGGGCAATTAAAAAACAGAAGGATTTTTGCGCTCCTTTAATTATATTGGTGAAACATATCATACGTACATTTGCATCATCTTTTTTTCGAAAGTATAATTCAGAATTAATCATATTGTCTGATTTGGAAATATCACACGCTAAAAAAATAGTATTTACTAGCTTGATTGAATATTAG
- the dnaQ gene encoding DNA polymerase III subunit epsilon — MNNILQRKIALDIETTGFNRTGLIYSGHKIIEIGAVEIINRKLTGNNFHVYLNPGREIDIQAFKIHGISSKFLKDKPKFSDVYLDFIKYIKDSIVIAHNSDFDISFLNHEIKNINYKFKSIASYCKIIDTLKIARKIFPGKKNNLDALCNRYKMNSIGRNLHSAITDANILAKIYLRMTTVQKVIDLDNLILKNNNLVLQDVTENSNSLRILKASKIEQKEHRNYLKNIGQKKILWMDKKF; from the coding sequence ATGAATAATATACTTCAAAGAAAAATTGCTCTTGATATAGAGACAACAGGATTCAATCGTACAGGTCTCATTTATTCCGGTCATAAAATTATAGAAATTGGAGCAGTAGAAATCATCAATAGAAAATTGACAGGAAATAACTTTCATGTATATTTAAATCCGGGTAGAGAAATTGATATACAAGCATTTAAGATACATGGCATATCAAGTAAATTTCTGAAAGATAAACCAAAATTTTCAGATGTATATTTAGATTTTATAAAATATATTAAAGATTCTATCGTTATTGCTCACAATTCAGACTTTGATATATCTTTTTTAAATCATGAAATAAAAAATATAAATTATAAATTCAAAAGTATTGCTTCTTATTGTAAAATTATAGATACTTTAAAGATTGCCAGAAAAATATTTCCAGGAAAAAAAAACAATTTAGATGCATTATGCAATAGATATAAAATGAATTCGATTGGTAGGAATTTACACAGTGCTATTACTGATGCTAATATTTTAGCAAAGATATATCTTAGAATGACAACTGTACAAAAAGTCATTGATTTAGATAACTTAATATTAAAAAATAATAATTTAGTACTTCAAGATGTTACTGAAAATTCTAATTCTTTAAGAATTTTAAAAGCTTCAAAAATTGAACAAAAGGAGCACAGAAATTATTTGAAAAATATAGGTCAAAAAAAAATTCTATGGATGGATAAAAAATTCTAA
- the rnc gene encoding ribonuclease III, producing MNYIVIQKLQKIIGYSFKNKKILKRALTHCSAGNQHNERLEFLGDSILNFVISHALYKNFPDINEGDMSRMRAKLVRGKTLSKIANEFQLGRYLTLGPGEIKSGGAQRKSILANAIEALIGGIFLDSNILTINKLILLWYASRLNKINPKNTKKDAKTRLQEYLQSKNFSLPEYIIIQVYGETHNQLFTIQCNILNMKYSVIGFGSSKRKAEKNAALAALITLGIK from the coding sequence ATGAATTATATTGTGATACAAAAGTTACAAAAAATCATTGGATATTCTTTTAAAAATAAAAAAATTTTAAAACGAGCTTTAACACATTGTAGTGCAGGTAACCAACATAATGAACGATTAGAATTTTTAGGAGATTCAATTTTAAATTTTGTTATTTCACATGCATTATATAAAAATTTTCCAGATATTAATGAAGGTGATATGAGTAGAATGCGTGCAAAATTAGTCCGGGGAAAAACTTTATCAAAAATCGCAAATGAATTTCAATTAGGAAGATATTTAACATTAGGACCAGGAGAAATTAAAAGCGGAGGTGCACAAAGAAAATCAATTTTAGCTAACGCAATTGAAGCTCTAATTGGAGGTATTTTTTTAGATAGTAATATATTAACTATCAATAAACTAATATTATTATGGTACGCATCAAGACTAAACAAAATTAATCCAAAAAATACAAAAAAAGATGCAAAAACTAGATTACAAGAATATTTACAATCAAAAAATTTTTCTCTACCAGAATATATTATAATACAGGTGTATGGAGAAACACACAATCAATTATTTACAATACAATGTAACATATTAAATATGAAATATAGTGTTATAGGTTTTGGGTCTAGTAAAAGAAAAGCTGAAAAAAATGCTGCACTTGCCGCTTTAATAACATTAGGTATAAAATGA
- the gpt gene encoding xanthine phosphoribosyltransferase: MNRKHIVTWDMLQIYTKKLAHRVMGIKKWENIIAVTRGGLVPAALLARELSIRYVDTICISSYNYNFLKKIKLIKKSNLTEENLLIIDDLVDTGGTARLIRKIYPKAYFVTIFAKPKGRKLVDNYIIDIPQNVWIEQPWDMAVSYIAPLIKESKIL; encoded by the coding sequence ATGAATAGGAAACATATTGTTACATGGGACATGCTTCAAATATATACTAAAAAATTGGCTCATCGAGTCATGGGAATTAAGAAGTGGGAAAATATTATAGCAGTAACTAGAGGAGGATTAGTTCCCGCGGCGTTATTAGCAAGAGAATTAAGTATTCGTTACGTAGATACTATTTGTATATCGAGTTACAATTATAATTTCTTAAAAAAAATTAAATTAATTAAAAAATCAAATTTAACCGAAGAAAATCTATTAATTATAGATGATTTAGTTGATACAGGTGGCACAGCCAGGTTAATTAGAAAAATATATCCAAAAGCGTATTTTGTAACAATTTTTGCAAAACCTAAAGGGCGAAAATTAGTTGATAATTACATTATCGATATCCCGCAAAATGTATGGATTGAGCAACCATGGGATATGGCTGTATCTTACATTGCTCCTTTAATTAAGGAATCTAAAATTTTGTAG
- the tadA gene encoding tRNA adenosine(34) deaminase TadA, translating to MDKVLGKKDYIWMQYALMLAYVAKKNGEVPVGAILVFNDYIIGTGFNCSIKNNDPTAHAEMIALKEGGKILKNYRLYNTTLYITLEPCLMCLGAIIHSRISRLVLGTKYQFKTNKIYNTNNIFTNLKNRIQIDELINCRVYTDLIKNFFKNKRC from the coding sequence ATGGATAAAGTTTTGGGTAAAAAAGACTACATCTGGATGCAGTATGCATTAATGCTAGCATATGTAGCAAAAAAAAATGGAGAAGTTCCTGTAGGAGCTATTTTAGTATTTAATGATTATATTATTGGCACTGGTTTTAATTGTTCTATTAAAAATAATGATCCAACAGCCCATGCTGAAATGATTGCATTAAAGGAAGGTGGAAAAATTTTAAAAAATTACAGATTATATAATACGACATTATACATAACATTAGAACCATGCCTTATGTGTTTAGGAGCTATTATACACAGCCGTATTTCGAGGTTGGTATTAGGTACAAAATATCAATTTAAAACTAATAAAATATATAATACAAATAATATTTTTACAAACCTAAAAAATAGAATTCAAATTGATGAATTAATAAATTGTCGCGTATATACTGATTTAATAAAAAATTTTTTTAAAAATAAAAGGTGTTAA
- the acpS gene encoding holo-ACP synthase, protein MSIIGIGCDIICFKRIKKIVSIFGNKFAKRILSENELKKLNDINDKINFIAKRFVVKEALSKALGIGLRYKIKMKNFELLHNIFGKPQLVFLKQARNMLIKYNIKSIHVSISDEKKYVFSVVILENN, encoded by the coding sequence ATGTCAATTATAGGAATTGGGTGCGATATTATTTGTTTCAAACGAATAAAAAAAATAGTTAGTATTTTTGGAAACAAATTTGCAAAAAGAATATTGTCAGAAAATGAATTAAAAAAATTAAATGACATAAATGATAAAATAAATTTTATTGCAAAAAGATTCGTTGTAAAAGAAGCGTTATCAAAAGCTTTAGGCATTGGTTTAAGATATAAAATAAAAATGAAAAACTTTGAATTATTACATAACATTTTTGGTAAACCACAGCTTGTTTTTTTAAAACAAGCTCGAAATATGCTTATAAAATATAATATCAAGTCAATTCATGTAAGTATTAGTGATGAAAAAAAATACGTCTTTTCTGTAGTTATTTTAGAAAATAATTAA
- a CDS encoding nucleotide exchange factor GrpE, with translation MKKTIDELKNIISDEEKEISFIEQLSQKNINILLNRIKKDVHNANKYALSNIIISILNDIDNIEKAIDLSSSNKNLLPVLVELNNILKLFNKLLKKNNVTIINESNIIFNPNIHQAIAISESEQIKSNFIIEVMQKGYKLYERVLRPAMVVVAK, from the coding sequence ATGAAAAAAACAATTGATGAATTAAAAAATATTATATCAGATGAAGAAAAAGAAATTTCTTTTATTGAACAATTATCTCAAAAAAATATAAATATTTTGTTAAATAGAATAAAAAAAGATGTGCATAATGCTAATAAATATGCTTTATCAAATATTATAATTTCTATTTTAAATGATATTGATAATATAGAAAAAGCTATTGATTTATCCAGTTCTAATAAAAATTTACTTCCTGTGTTAGTAGAATTAAATAATATTTTAAAATTATTTAATAAATTGCTTAAAAAAAATAATGTGACAATAATTAATGAATCTAACATTATTTTTAATCCAAATATACATCAAGCAATAGCTATCTCAGAATCTGAACAAATTAAGTCAAATTTTATTATTGAGGTTATGCAAAAAGGATATAAATTATATGAACGTGTTTTACGTCCTGCTATGGTTGTAGTGGCAAAATAG
- the smpB gene encoding SsrA-binding protein SmpB, which yields MHKSNFTDNKLHIVENKKAYYNFFIEKKIESGLILKGWEVKSIREKKIDISNGYLSFKDNEIYLVGINIQPYTQSYYSEIYQYQRNIKVLLTKKEIHYLYGKYKIKGYTLIALNLYWKKAWCKLTIAIGKGKSKQDKRLNIKNRQWNIQKQIITKRIFK from the coding sequence ATGCATAAAAGTAATTTTACTGACAATAAATTACATATTGTTGAAAATAAAAAAGCATATTATAATTTTTTTATTGAAAAAAAAATTGAATCAGGTTTAATTTTAAAAGGATGGGAGGTAAAATCTATCCGAGAAAAAAAAATAGATATTAGTAATGGCTATTTATCTTTTAAAGATAATGAAATATATTTAGTTGGAATAAATATACAACCTTATACACAGAGTTATTATTCAGAAATATATCAATACCAACGTAACATAAAAGTGTTATTAACAAAAAAAGAAATACATTATTTATATGGTAAATATAAAATAAAAGGTTATACATTGATAGCACTGAATTTATATTGGAAAAAAGCTTGGTGTAAGCTAACAATAGCAATTGGTAAAGGAAAATCTAAACAAGATAAACGACTAAATATAAAAAATAGGCAATGGAATATACAAAAACAAATAATAACGAAAAGAATATTTAAATAA
- the lepB gene encoding signal peptidase I has translation MNDTLLGILSISLFITGLFWLAEKIFYVKKKSFQDNLEFQKTYILNNKKYNKRCFFQKISSFFPVLFLVFIVRCFCCESFYIPSESMIPTLLPGDYIIVKKYFYGIKNPFTGNFITKYHNIKRGDIVVFKFPKNKNQNFVKRIIGLPGDKIIYDPINQIITIYEKYNQKNIKEKIFFQQYIFKKYDSNITTENQNLKKNISCINKIKKNDNILHDNCMIYKENIDHYKYHILISHANQKIKKKYFLQITQPKNTWIIPPKNYFVLGDNRNNSYDSRFWGFVPENNIIGKVDYIWMSFNQKANQYPTNINLHRIGKTN, from the coding sequence ATGAATGATACTTTATTAGGTATTTTATCGATATCATTATTTATTACAGGATTATTCTGGTTGGCTGAAAAAATTTTTTATGTTAAAAAAAAGTCTTTTCAAGATAATTTAGAATTTCAAAAAACATACATTCTTAATAATAAAAAATACAACAAAAGATGTTTTTTTCAAAAAATCTCATCATTTTTTCCAGTACTATTTTTAGTATTTATTGTCAGATGTTTTTGCTGTGAATCTTTTTATATTCCATCAGAATCTATGATACCAACATTATTACCCGGAGATTATATTATTGTAAAAAAATATTTCTATGGAATAAAGAATCCATTTACAGGAAATTTTATAACAAAATATCATAATATTAAAAGAGGTGATATTGTTGTATTTAAATTTCCTAAAAACAAAAATCAAAATTTCGTGAAACGAATTATCGGATTACCAGGAGATAAAATAATATATGATCCAATTAATCAAATTATTACAATTTATGAAAAATACAACCAAAAAAATATAAAAGAAAAAATATTTTTTCAACAATATATTTTTAAAAAATATGATAGTAATATTACTACAGAAAATCAAAATTTAAAAAAAAATATTTCATGTATTAATAAAATAAAAAAAAATGATAATATTTTACATGATAATTGCATGATTTATAAAGAAAATATCGATCATTATAAATATCATATATTAATATCACATGCAAACCAAAAAATAAAAAAAAAATATTTTCTACAAATTACACAACCAAAAAACACATGGATCATACCACCTAAAAATTATTTTGTTTTAGGAGATAATCGTAATAATAGCTATGACAGTCGTTTCTGGGGTTTTGTACCAGAAAATAACATTATTGGAAAAGTAGATTATATCTGGATGAGCTTCAATCAAAAAGCTAATCAATATCCTACTAATATCAATTTGCACCGTATTGGAAAAACCAATTAA